The genomic stretch CCCTTTACGAGCGGCTTGGTGGCTACGACGCGATCACGGCGGTGGCGAATGACCTGCTGCCCCGGCTCCAGGGCGATCCGCAGCTCGGCCGCTTCTGGGCACATCGCGGGGAGGACGGAGTCAAGCGCGAGAAGCAGCTCCTGATCGACTTCCTCTGCGCGAGCGCGGGCGGCCCGGTGTACTACCGCGGCCGGGACATGACGCTCTGCCATCGCGGCATGCGCATCAGCGAGAGCGACTGGAACGTGTTCCTCGGTCACGCCGCCGCGACCCTGGCGAAGTTCCAGGTGCCCGAGGCCGAACAGCGCGACGTGGTCGCGTTTGCCCAGAGTCTCAAGAAAGAGATCGTCGAATAGCGTCGCTTCCCGGCCCAGGTAGGCGGGGGTATAACCTCTTGAGGGTGTTCCAGCACCGCACGTGACAATCGGCACCAGTAAAGGCGGCGGAACATGGCGTTGCAGCGGACTCGCCGCCCGTTAGACGGCGTTTCAACCGATGAGTGCAATGTTGCTTCGTCCGCAGGCGATCCAATGAAGGCCTATGTCATGACGACGGGCGTGGTGTTTGGCGTGCTCACCTTGGCACATCTGTGGCGCATGATCGAGGAAAGGCAGATGGCGACGGAGCCTTGGTACGTTCTCATCACCGCCGCCGCAGGAGTT from Candidatus Methylomirabilota bacterium encodes the following:
- a CDS encoding group 1 truncated hemoglobin, which translates into the protein MSNEKKTLYERLGGYDAITAVANDLLPRLQGDPQLGRFWAHRGEDGVKREKQLLIDFLCASAGGPVYYRGRDMTLCHRGMRISESDWNVFLGHAAATLAKFQVPEAEQRDVVAFAQSLKKEIVE